The Herbaspirillum sp. RTI4 genome has a segment encoding these proteins:
- the coaD gene encoding pantetheine-phosphate adenylyltransferase gives MVIAVYPGTFDPLTRGHEDLVRRASGLFSELVVGVADSKNKKPFFSLEERLSIANEVLGHYPNVRVESFSGLLKDFVRQNNARVIVRGLRAVSDFEYEFQMAGMNRYLLPDVETLFLTPSDQYQFISGTIVREIALFGGDVSKFVFPSVEQWLKKKMDANAALEATAAK, from the coding sequence ATGGTCATAGCTGTTTATCCTGGAACATTCGATCCATTGACACGAGGTCATGAAGATCTGGTACGTCGCGCATCTGGCTTGTTCAGCGAGCTGGTGGTCGGCGTGGCTGACAGCAAAAACAAAAAACCGTTTTTTTCGCTGGAAGAGCGGCTGTCGATTGCCAATGAAGTGCTGGGTCACTATCCCAATGTCCGGGTCGAGAGTTTTTCCGGCTTGCTCAAGGATTTCGTGCGGCAAAACAATGCCCGCGTGATCGTGCGCGGCTTGCGCGCTGTGTCGGACTTCGAATATGAATTCCAGATGGCGGGCATGAATCGCTACCTGCTGCCGGATGTCGAAACCTTGTTCCTGACACCCTCCGACCAGTACCAATTCATCTCCGGCACCATCGTGCGTGAAATCGCCCTGTTTGGCGGCGACGTATCGAAATTCGTTTTTCCTTCGGTCGAACAATGGCTGAAGAAAAAAATGGATGCCAACGCCGCCCTGGAAGCCACCGCCGCAAAATGA
- a CDS encoding DMT family transporter has protein sequence MLSFSSSAAGALLLNALIWGLSWIGFKSLQVQGMHPLWATAFIFTCCTAVMVLARPGAWREMWRHPELLYVALATGLTNVCFNIAMAFGDVVRVVLLFYLMPVWAVLLARLILNEAITPRALARIALGLGGAMIVLYRPELGLPLPRSGADWVAILGGLSFAFTNVMLRRLRGVPDGARAIAMFGGAALLAGVLAGVLLMLGWVVSLPAHFDAHIVSTLALWTVLLLISNMCLQYGAARLPVNIIAVIMLSEILVSALSSWWMGATHLGWQDMVGGLLIVAAPWVVRDLPTGKTLPS, from the coding sequence ATGCTGTCGTTCTCTTCTTCCGCTGCGGGCGCTCTGCTGCTTAATGCCCTGATATGGGGGTTGTCCTGGATAGGCTTCAAATCGCTACAAGTGCAAGGCATGCATCCCCTGTGGGCGACCGCCTTCATTTTTACCTGTTGCACGGCAGTTATGGTTTTGGCGCGGCCGGGCGCATGGCGCGAGATGTGGCGTCATCCCGAACTGCTCTATGTCGCGCTGGCCACCGGCCTGACCAATGTTTGCTTCAATATCGCCATGGCCTTCGGCGACGTGGTGCGGGTGGTGCTGCTGTTTTATCTGATGCCGGTGTGGGCGGTGTTGCTGGCGCGACTGATCTTGAACGAGGCCATCACGCCGCGCGCGCTGGCGCGCATTGCACTCGGTCTGGGTGGCGCAATGATCGTGCTATACCGGCCTGAGCTGGGTTTGCCGCTGCCACGCTCGGGCGCGGATTGGGTCGCCATTCTGGGCGGCCTGTCGTTCGCCTTCACCAATGTCATGTTGCGGCGCTTGCGTGGAGTGCCGGACGGCGCGCGCGCCATCGCCATGTTCGGCGGCGCAGCGCTGCTGGCGGGTGTGCTGGCAGGCGTACTGCTGATGCTGGGATGGGTAGTGAGCTTGCCGGCCCACTTCGATGCGCACATCGTCTCGACGCTGGCGCTGTGGACTGTGCTGCTGCTGATTTCCAATATGTGCCTGCAATACGGCGCGGCCCGCTTGCCGGTCAACATCATCGCCGTCATCATGCTGAGCGAAATTCTGGTGTCGGCCTTGTCTTCCTGGTGGATGGGGGCGACGCACCTGGGCTGGCAGGATATGGTGGGCGGGCTGCTGATTGTGGCTGCGCCCTGGGTCGTGCGCGACTTGCCGACTGGCAAAACGCTGCCATCGTAA
- the rsmD gene encoding 16S rRNA (guanine(966)-N(2))-methyltransferase RsmD produces the protein MKQASKKAPKQVPQHQAVQSHQVRIIGGQWKRTPLMVSAAAGLRPTPDRVRETVFNWLGHLLDGNWSGLQCLDLFAGSGALGFEAASRGAAQVTLVENSTPALQQLDAAKTRLNAQQVGIVRSDALVLATALAQRQPGSFDLVFVDPPYHQGWLEKIMPQCAQLLAPGGLAYVEAEESLEGVDAPEWTAQWEILRADRAGLVFYHLLRCKSAA, from the coding sequence ATGAAGCAGGCGAGCAAAAAAGCGCCTAAGCAGGTGCCGCAGCATCAGGCAGTGCAATCGCATCAGGTGCGCATTATCGGCGGGCAGTGGAAGCGCACGCCGCTCATGGTATCGGCCGCCGCCGGTCTGCGGCCTACGCCCGACCGGGTGCGGGAAACCGTATTCAACTGGCTAGGCCATCTGCTCGACGGCAACTGGAGCGGTCTGCAATGTCTTGACCTGTTCGCCGGATCGGGTGCGCTTGGTTTTGAGGCCGCCAGTCGCGGCGCAGCGCAGGTCACGCTGGTGGAAAACAGTACGCCAGCGCTACAGCAGCTCGACGCGGCAAAAACCCGACTCAATGCGCAGCAGGTCGGCATTGTGCGCAGCGATGCGCTGGTGCTGGCAACCGCGCTGGCGCAGCGTCAGCCGGGTAGTTTTGATCTGGTCTTCGTCGATCCGCCCTACCACCAGGGATGGCTGGAAAAGATCATGCCGCAATGCGCTCAATTGCTCGCGCCGGGTGGGCTGGCGTATGTGGAAGCAGAGGAATCGCTGGAAGGCGTGGACGCACCAGAATGGACGGCGCAATGGGAAATATTGCGCGCCGACCGTGCCGGTTTGGTTTTTTATCATTTGCTGCGTTGCAAAAGCGCCGCTTGA
- a CDS encoding YfhL family 4Fe-4S dicluster ferredoxin, whose amino-acid sequence MALLITDDCINCDVCEPECPNAAIYMGPLIYEIDPHKCTECVGHFDEPQCQQVCPVSCIPFDPAWRESKEQLQEKYEALQVAAGLK is encoded by the coding sequence ATGGCTCTGCTGATCACCGACGACTGCATCAATTGCGATGTGTGCGAGCCGGAGTGCCCGAACGCGGCCATTTACATGGGGCCGCTGATTTATGAAATCGACCCCCACAAATGTACCGAGTGCGTAGGGCATTTTGATGAGCCGCAATGCCAGCAAGTCTGCCCGGTCAGTTGCATCCCCTTCGATCCCGCCTGGCGCGAAAGCAAAGAGCAATTGCAGGAAAAATACGAGGCTTTGCAAGTCGCGGCCGGTTTGAAATAA